The following DNA comes from Diorhabda carinulata isolate Delta chromosome 3, icDioCari1.1, whole genome shotgun sequence.
ATTCTGTTTCTTACGGTGTGACATTAATTTATCGGTCgatattttctctttattcttAGTGGGCAATTAAGAGGGccgtttttttcaacctccgttCGTGCAGAAGAAAGCAGGCATGCACAGTAGGCGACTATGAAGCTCTCACAATATACACTCAACCATTATTGACATTCAGGcatcagtcggcgttgtgctacacgTAAACATGTCCACCATTATTTATGatcccgccaagtgtgattcATTTTCTACAGGTTGAAGGCAATAGTGCTGCAGTTGAAGATGAAGTTCAACGAgatgacagaatggttaaagaaaacctcAGATtaaccattactgctttgtctacggaatttccaagagtttcaaggtctgtttcgtactctacttgaattcatCGGGGgtaactttctttgaagagggtattgaaaagcttgtccacagatatgactaatgtctcaatctcttcggtgattatgtcgaaaagtaactgTAAGTGTACcaatattttggtaataaaatttttgtttctattatttatagcctatcgaaggttgaaaaaaaacagGCCTCGTATATTCTACTCCGCAGACAACTGGAATACGACATGCGATGGATGGACGAAATAATCCAAAACGATGGATAAAAAGTTTCAGTTGAAAAATTGAGGACAGAAAATATTTGAGAGGATAACTTTGAGAAGagacaaattataatttagataaagtgaaatataatttaaaattccaGAATATCTATGGTTTCCCTGCGGATTAACGAGAaactttcttttgtttttttttatttagttgatAATTGAAATTCCCGCaatccagaaaaaaaaaatgaaaggaacatcataaactcattttttgatgaaaataaaaaatatcattgtttataaatttattcatccACTTATATACCAGTTTCTAATTCCtttattattgtcaatttaTTGGCTTTAcggttttaatattttcaggTTGGTTTGATCATTGGGGAGAGGAGCATCATACAACAACAGCTATTGCATATTTAGCCATATTACATACCATCCTCGATTTTCCATCTTCGTTGAATATGTACATGTTTattggtaagttcaataatgaataatcaaaattaataatgcATCAGTACCAAATTGAATACTTGGattgattttattcaaaaacgaTATCAGGCAAATACAGATTTGCAGTTTatccattaaaattttaaatcattaacGTGAAGGTCCTATGACATTAAGCGAATTGATAAATAGATCAATTTAGTTCCGAATACAGGGCGATTTAGAAACATCCTTCACTTTTGAATAGGTGTATATTTCGTATTCTATGGACAACTCCTAATCTGCCGAAATCTGACTGTATTTTGCCCTTACACTTAATAATTGGATTAATGCTACGATTTtgttatcattttcattttctgtgTTATTTCATCATCTCTTTAGCATTTTTACCGATGTTCTATATTCTTCCACTAAAAAGAATATGCGCTTATGATCTTTGATTTCCTCATGTactttttctgtaaattttcttcatttaattgaCCCTTTAAAATGGTACTTTATAATTTTGTGGTTTATGTCAAGTTTGATTGTtaaatatattggtgaaaatAACCTAATCTACTGCAGTACAATCATGGATTTAAGAAATTTACTTGTCATTTTTTGTAGGTAGTACGAGTTATGGTTTCATGAACGGAGCAAATGACGTTACGAGAGGTACAAATAACTCAGGCCTCCAAATAGACACTACCAGCTACGATTACGATTCTCCCATAACAGAGTGGGGAACATACACTGATAAATACGAATTGATTCGAATATCAATTATAActgataacaaaattaaaactaagctTCCAGAAAAACCTAGCGTACGCGAACCTGTACATTATTCGGAATTGAAACCAGTGGGACAGATACTTTTAACCCAAATTATTGAAGACgccaaatataaaatagaatcagAAAACTTGCTACCTATGGAGATGCTGCCTATTAACAATAACTCCGGACAAAGTTACGGTTATGTGACTTATAGGAAAAATAATCTGAATTTATTGCCAAACGCTACTCTGAAAATTTCTGGTTACGTGCGTGATACTCTTTTAATTCTGGTGAATGGTGAACTAGTGTCCCCAGTACCAAGGAAAGAAACTGACATTGATGGTATTGGATTTTGGAAACTGTACAATTCAACTATTGTACTAACTgataagaaaatgaataatgcTACTTTAGATTtagttatagaaaattttggaagaaaCAACTACGGTGGTTTGGATCAGTTTCATCAGTTCAAAGGACTTACTGATGATGTTTTCATCGATAATTATAAACTAACAAATTGGCAAATTATTCCTTTGGAATTCAAATCCGCGTGGACTAGGAAACTTAATGGATGGCATTCtattgataataacaaaagTATCCCCGCgctatataaatttattctcAACGTAAACGACGAACCGGCCGATTCGTTTATTGACATGAGAGAATGGATTAAAGGTATAACAATTGTGAACGGATTCGTGTTAGGGAGACACTTTTTTATAGGCCCGCAGTTTACACTTTATTTGCCAGCACCACTATTGAAAGAGGGAGAGAATGAAATTGTGGTTTTTGAACATTATGACGCACCTGAGAATTTGCGTTTTTCCAATCAACCTATTTATAAGACTGGATCAAGATCGAATCGAAGATACAGCAACTGACGGTTAGcgatatattttcatttttcaaatttctttctgGTTAGAATGACACAGGATTCCAAACCAAAATGTTGATGCGATATTTTTTCTGGACAATGTTTAAGTTTTATCTCATTGGATACCCTAAATTTCGTTGCGGTTTTTTCTCAAAATCCTGTTCAcgtttgattttatttcttattttctatataatgaaTTTCTTTTAGATAATACTACTAATCGAACCAGGAAAGTATAGTACAACTACTCCTTTCCTTTCAAAAGACAGAAGTCTTTATTGACTTATTTAACTCATAGAAATAACAAGTTTACTTTCCAGAAACAATAATTGAATCAGGGGAAAATGAAATTCGAACAAGGGATGTCTGAAGAATGtgtatctaaaaaattgttaacaattACGACTGATTGTTATTTTCTCACGAAAGTTTCTCAATTATcatatatagtttatttcagataTAGAGTAATAGaatctcattaggtatgcaaagggaccacagagtgacccaacgaatatttaagccacattcctagtttggcattgatttcattgtaaactTCTCTGTTTTTATCAAGTGTAGGTAttaccacccgggttggggtcaatatatgggtgtagcctattgttatccattcacaaacactgaaaatagtgtgccaaaggcatGCTGGTAGGAtgctcgtaaaaaggaaagaattttattttaatagaataaaaattaagcattatgtacatagtacataggtacacttattttttattgaacattgtacaaaaaatacattatacagaaattgaattataaaaaatcatcatcaaaagtagtcaagatcccacattctctcctcttctttaatgacatgatGCACTacttttcgccagttctctgaTGTCACCTCCTTATTGGCTTGATCAAAtagtagcttaacgtctttcattttgaatgtcgtgtCGTGTCTTGCTtcaaatcctttcacttgcgcccatataagttctatagtATTTAGTTCACAATGATATGGTGGTGTGCGCAGCACAGTTACGCTatatttttctgctatatcttccacggcgtatttcataaattcaataattttggtgGTTAatcagtcaataatttcttgttttctctaAGATGAAGTTGGAATTTTCTCTAagcgtcgagaatgataacactatttacggcttaacagcaaatactgatgcgttaaactaaacaattATACTTATAaagatctaaaaattttgggtaaggcaccattgcTTGTgcggcgcatggttaagccgaatctgaaatagggttgtaATTAgtcagaggcactaatagaaggttaaacggtacctgttaaacgcaaaacgtaactgtataatctactacctaagtaatccctacacaatatttcgatattgacacttcaggccagaaaacatactttttctaattctcttacgcaattacttcaaattttaatattacaaacaatactatttcaagacgCCTATGGCCGACAACGAAATCTAGCCGAAccggacggaattccccattttattactctatacctttctgaaatagactataaacaTTAGTATTGAAAGTGGGGAAATTTCTTTCCTCACATATTAATACCCCCACAATGAAATTCGGTATCTCAAAGtacgaaaatatataataatggaTACTTTGTAAATTTATTAGTCAATATAGATTGAGTTACAGATTAATTGATATTAACATAATATCTGTGAACGTAGAAATTCAATGAATAATATCAACattaatttaaatggaaatattttgtaagGAAGATAGACGGATTCTCAATTGGTCTTTACTTGTCACTCTGTCTTTTTGTACATGATTAGATGGTTATGGAATATATTGGAGTGTTTTCAAGTGTTCTAGAAAACTTTTAAAGATCCTACGTGAccaatcaaaaaagaaaaagaatcgGATTGGCTATAAAGTAAGCTTTCGAGAGGCTAACAAAAAGGtcaaaatttgttaaagaaACCATCATATAATTTTAGTTAAATTGTGTGAATATATAATACCaaaccaatttttattattttcataatgtGCTTGAAGCTATGTATCCCATTGAAAATTCTTTCTGAGACATTGCtgaaatacaaaacaaatagGGAAGAAAATAAACCTGTTTGAGTTTACATACATTCTGTACTATGTGTAACATAAAAACACCCTTCTAAACAAATGCCAATTGTGTTTTAGTTCCCATTGGAGGTATGATGAATTCTGTGAAAGATTTGATCGAATTTTTCAACACAACTAGTTCTCTTTCATAATTCGGAATTATTCCAGACttttttcagaagaaaaaaataaaatgaaagtactTGATTAGCCTGGTGATTCACTAAATCTAAATCCGATTGAAAACTAGTGGAGTCACTGCTAAGACGTGTTTTTGTGGTCATTTCTGCCAATGGAGAATCTACTACAAactaatatatataaattctatcAGTATAGTAACAGCGCTTATTGTCGCATTGCCCTTTCCAACACTATGCGATGTGTTTGGTTGTTTTCGTcgcttttattgaaaatttatcatCTGTCAGGTCTTCTGAGTATCCCAAACGGTTACAATGACTATAAAGCTTTTCTTTAGTCTTCTTAGGCTTTTACAACTATTATACTGTCATGTACCATAAGGCATTGTAAATGTCTCTTAAGAttttattcatacatttttctGGTTGGCATGCCGGCAAGTTTTCCATATTGTTTGTGCCTTTTTACCATTATTGTTATGCATCTAGTTTCAAAACTAATCCTTTTGTTGCATATGTATAAGAGAGCATCCGTTCGATTTTGTTTTTCGGTCCGtcaaatcgtttttttttcttttagttttatcaactgtattttcttattttcagtTTCTTAAATTGTCGAAATTCATGTGTCACTAAGAAATATGTCTTTGTTGTTGATAAAGTAATTTGTTAACAATATGAGGGATATAAACGAAAAAATGAGTTGGGGCGacacaaaattaaatgaaaatgaaaacaactGGAAACTCCAAATTTTTGAAGAACGTATTGAAAAGTTTGTAGAGAACTATTCGGAAAAAGTATCCTGAAAATTGGACCAAACTCTTCATTATGACAAATCGCCTCTGATTGTTTCTGTCTGTACTCGTTcacttatttttgatattgagaatGGTGCGATAGAGCAGATGGAGGACAATTCAGGAAAAGCTCTTGAGTACTGTACCCAGTCTTAGTTTCAACTGCTAGTAAACGGCAGTAATTGGAGTTCAAGTCTTCATTTTAAGACCGTTGTATCGGTAGTTCCTTCATGTTAAAGAGTAACATTATGAATAAACAATGCAAAGTTTCTCTGAAGCAACATATTTCAGTTAATATGGAACTTTTGCATATTTCGCAAATTCCTCAATTACATTTCTACTTAGCAGTGATATGGATTCCGACGATTTTAATTTGAACAGGACCTCGAAGGcttataaattttcatagtaAACTGCAAAAAACTCCCATACTATTAGACGAGAGTCTTCGTTTCTCTGTTGAATGGAATGACATATACAAATGACCAAAGTTATTGCTATCAAAGCTGAcctaaattatttacttttaattgtAGAAAGCGAGAGTTTCCAAGAACAGAAACTGAAACTAATTTCAGCAAATAatgttcataaataataaagttttggTCATTACAGACACATCATAACCCAAGATATGAATAATGAACAATAGTGACTCACATAACTACAATTATGAGAACCCATTATTTGATTAAACGCTTATGGagttaatttataataacaatgTAGAATATTAACATATTCGATGTGTGAAATGAAATAGAATGAGattaatttgacaaaaacaaattgagctatatttgaaaaattgatgacGAAACGAAATACAAACTTTTTCTTACAACTGGGTACgttaattttcaatacaatagTGGTTACGACCTTACCAACAGGTATTACTGaattattttatagtaatatACCTACTAATTAATTCCTAGTCAAAGTAGATTATGAAAACTGAATAGAACAGAGCACGTCAGACGGAAAGTTTCACATCTGAATAAATTATAACTTCATCCCTTGCAGAAAGTTTGAAATATACACGGTAAAATAATAACGAGTGGATTTCCAGGTGGTGAATATTAAGAGTTCACAAACAATACCATTTAGTCAAGAGTTGTTGACGTTTAATCGATGTAAACTCAGATAGTTGTTTATAAAAAGATGCGTAGCATGGGCATGGGCTTGACATAATTTTAAGCGAttgtttg
Coding sequences within:
- the LOC130891863 gene encoding beta-galactosidase-1-like protein 2, which gives rise to MSLTKDILPTLYEYYTENGIKAGLSDKTPQFTLNNKNITIYSGAFHYFRVPRAYWRDRLRKMRAAGLNTVETYIPWNLHEPQPGVYDFGSGGTDMEDFLHLEEFLKAAQEEDLLALVRPGPYICAEFEFGGFPSWILRDTDTVRSSNDKNYISHVKRWFNVLLPILALLQFQKGGPIVGFQIENEFGSLGRHDPQYLGILQQLFIDNNITELLYTADSPGNTNGSIDGVLQTGNVGSVTDILKGLAKLRELQPEKPLMVMETYTGWFDHWGEEHHTTTAIAYLAILHTILDFPSSLNMYMFIGSTSYGFMNGANDVTRGTNNSGLQIDTTSYDYDSPITEWGTYTDKYELIRISIITDNKIKTKLPEKPSVREPVHYSELKPVGQILLTQIIEDAKYKIESENLLPMEMLPINNNSGQSYGYVTYRKNNLNLLPNATLKISGYVRDTLLILVNGELVSPVPRKETDIDGIGFWKLYNSTIVLTDKKMNNATLDLVIENFGRNNYGGLDQFHQFKGLTDDVFIDNYKLTNWQIIPLEFKSAWTRKLNGWHSIDNNKSIPALYKFILNVNDEPADSFIDMREWIKGITIVNGFVLGRHFFIGPQFTLYLPAPLLKEGENEIVVFEHYDAPENLRFSNQPIYKTGSRSNRRYSN